The Medicago truncatula cultivar Jemalong A17 chromosome 4, MtrunA17r5.0-ANR, whole genome shotgun sequence genome includes a region encoding these proteins:
- the LOC11433393 gene encoding SKP1-like protein 1A codes for MGSSPKIILKSSDGETFKIEKAVAMQSQTIKHLIDEECANDTGIPLTNVTGKILAMVIEYCKKHVDAASSDELEKWDAEFVKVDQNTLFNLIMAANYLNIKSLLDLTCMTTMDNIKDKTPEEIRKIFNIKNDYTPEEEEEVRRENSWAFE; via the coding sequence ATGGGATCATCACCGAAGATCATCTTGAAGAGTTCTGATGGCGAGACCTTTAAAATCGAAAAGGCGGTGGCAATGCAATCCCAGACGATCAAGCATTTGATCGACGAGGAGTGTGCCAACGACACTGGAATCCCTTTAACGAATGTAACTGGCAAGATCTTGGCTATGGTTATTGAGTATTGCAAGAAACATGTTGATGCTGCAAGTTCTGATGAGCTTGAGAAGTGGGACGCTGAATTTGTCAAGGTTGATCAAAATACTCTCTTCAATCTCATCATGGCTGCCAACTATTTAAACATCAAGAGCCTATTGGATCTTACCTGCATGACTACAATGGACAACATCAAGGACAAGACACCAGAGGAGATTCGCAAGATTTTCAACATTAAGAATGATTACACCCCAGAGGAAGAGGAGGAAGTTCGTCGCGAAAATAGTTGGGCTTTTGAATGA
- the LOC11423233 gene encoding SKP1-like protein 1A — protein sequence MASSSMKKIILKSSEGETFEIEEAVAVQSQTIKHLIGDQCANDTEIPISNVTGKILAMVIEYCKKHVDAVSSDELRKWDAEFVQVDQDTLLKLILAARYLDIKSLYDLGCMTTANNIKDKTPEEICKIFNIKDEYTPEEKEEVRRENSWAFE from the coding sequence ATGGCATCATCATCAATGAAGAAGATCATCCTGAAGAGTTCTGAAGGCGAGACCTTTGAAATCGAAGAGGCGGTGGCAGTTCAATCGCAGACGATCAAGCATTTGATCGGCGACCAGTGTGCCAATGACACTGAAATCCCTATTTCGAACGTAACAGGCAAGATCTTGGCCATGGTTATTGAGTATTGCAAGAAACATGTTGATGCTGTAAGTTCTGATGAGCTTAGGAAGTGGGACGCTGAATTTGTCCAGGTCGATCAAGATACTCTCTTGAAACTCATCTTGGCTGCAAGGTATTTGGACATCAAGAGTCTATATGATCTTGGATGTATGACTACAGCAAACAACATCAAGGACAAGACACCGGAGGAGATTTGCAAGATTTTCAACATTAAGGATGAGTACACCCCCGAGGAAAAGGAGGAAGTTCGTCGCGAAAATAGTTGGGCCTTTGAATGA